The following are encoded together in the Anabrus simplex isolate iqAnaSimp1 chromosome 5, ASM4041472v1, whole genome shotgun sequence genome:
- the LOC136874494 gene encoding uncharacterized protein, with protein MSFFNSLQQYVTSSVANLSLSPKRFSLSRESSNGSGDMPPASPGISGAGSTSGGGRSASTGNATVPPVTASSVLHGFPKVVPPPGTVTPPHSRSLSARRKTLECPPVPGLVLPPGAGPPRRLGSFRKQHQHSQPGPAPAKLMFCRRRQSWPEVDQQATSG; from the coding sequence ATGAGTTTCTTTAACTCCCTGCAACAGTACGTGACTAGCAGTGTTGCGAACTTGAGCTTAAGTCCTAAAAGATTCTCTCTGAGCCGCGAATCGAGCAATGGCAGCGGTGATATGCCGCCCGCAAGCCCGGGTATATCCGGAGCCGGAAGCACTTCCGGAGGTGGTCGCAGTGCGTCCACAGGGAACGCTACAGTGCCCCCAGTTACCGCCTCTAGTGTATTACACGGCTTCCCCAAGGTAGTGCCACCTCCAGGTACCGTGACACCACCCCACAGCCGATCACTCTCCGCCCGGCGCAAAACACTGGAGTGTCCTCCCGTTCCAGGGCTTGTTCTGCCTCCAGGAGCAGGACCTCCTCGAAGACTAGGCTCCTTCAGGAAGCAGCATCAACACTCCCAGCCCGGACCAGCCCCTGCTAAACTCATGTTCTGCCGCCGCAGACAATCCTGGCCGGAAGTGGACCAACAGGCGACGTCTGGGTAA